In one window of Fictibacillus phosphorivorans DNA:
- a CDS encoding CCA tRNA nucleotidyltransferase — protein sequence MNEMFENALPVLKRLEEKGYSAYFVGGCVRDLLLHRHIKDIDIASSARPEDVQRIFPKTIPVGIEHGTVIVRHDSVSYEVTTFRKEDEYKDYRRPSNVWFVDDLKEDLSRRDFTFNAMAMDTSFQLIDHFGGRDDLEHKQIRTVGDPNLRFSEDPLRIMRAWRFMSVFDMTIESKTINAIKDKAHLLKRISTERIAIEFIKLLQGEQPGKVLQFMKKTSVLEYLPTTLQEKTNDSYQKFEWNKLISDDQRWTAILLLSVVSDVRSFLKSWKLPNHMIKKVEILKIAFEIESWSKMDLYCYGLEVALSSITLKSAIEKKDYAHVKERLHELHSEIPIISRKDIPLDGQDLLKITQREPGVWLGKLLEEMEKEIVEGELSLDTAALKDWVKRWEP from the coding sequence ATGAACGAGATGTTCGAAAACGCTCTACCGGTATTAAAGAGGTTAGAAGAAAAAGGATACAGCGCTTATTTTGTTGGAGGTTGTGTACGAGACCTTTTGCTTCACCGTCACATTAAAGATATCGATATTGCGAGTTCTGCTAGACCCGAAGATGTCCAGAGGATTTTTCCAAAGACCATTCCGGTCGGTATTGAACATGGAACGGTTATCGTGAGACACGACTCTGTGTCTTATGAAGTTACAACGTTTAGAAAAGAAGATGAGTATAAGGATTATAGAAGACCGTCAAACGTGTGGTTTGTCGATGACCTGAAAGAAGATCTCTCTAGAAGAGATTTCACCTTCAATGCGATGGCGATGGATACTTCTTTTCAGTTGATCGATCATTTTGGAGGCCGAGATGACCTAGAGCATAAACAGATTCGAACGGTTGGAGATCCGAATCTGCGCTTTTCAGAAGATCCACTACGGATCATGAGAGCGTGGCGGTTTATGAGTGTATTTGACATGACGATCGAAAGTAAGACCATCAATGCGATCAAAGATAAAGCACATTTACTGAAGCGTATCTCTACAGAACGAATTGCGATCGAATTTATCAAGTTGCTGCAAGGTGAACAACCGGGTAAAGTTCTACAATTTATGAAGAAAACATCTGTACTGGAGTATTTGCCTACTACGTTGCAAGAAAAGACAAACGATAGCTATCAAAAGTTTGAGTGGAACAAGTTAATTTCCGATGACCAGAGATGGACAGCGATCCTGTTATTATCTGTTGTGAGTGATGTTAGATCATTCTTGAAAAGTTGGAAACTTCCTAATCACATGATTAAAAAAGTTGAGATATTAAAAATTGCTTTTGAAATTGAATCTTGGAGCAAGATGGATTTGTATTGCTATGGCTTAGAGGTCGCATTATCAAGCATCACGTTAAAAAGTGCGATAGAAAAGAAAGATTATGCTCACGTGAAGGAACGACTTCATGAGCTACATAGCGAGATTCCGATCATCTCAAGAAAAGATATTCCGCTAGATGGCCAGGATTTGTTAAAGATTACGCAACGTGAGCCAGG